The Spirosoma sp. SC4-14 DNA window GAAGCGGTCGAGGTGACCGAAGCATTGCCTAAACTTCCGGTTGCTCGTGCGCTGTGGAAACCATACCCCGATATGCAGACAGGCTGTGCGGCCTGGATTCTGGCGGGAGGTGCTCACCATACCGTATACAGCCAGAACCTGACTACCGAACACATCGAAGATTTCGCTGATATGTTCAATGTGGAACTGGTGGTGATCGATAAAAATACCAACCTGCGTCAGTTGAAAAATGAGCTTCGCTGGAGCGAGGCTGCCTATAGATAGAATGATTGAATGATGGAGTGATGGAATGGACCGACGTGTGCATTGTTCAATCACTCCATCATTGACTAAAGCCAATGATATAACGATGAAAAAGCTATTCCTAACCCCTGCTTTACTGGCCTTAAGCCTGATTGCTTCGGCACAGAACAAGGCCACCATTAATGCCGATGAGGGCAAGTACGTAATCAGTAAACACATCTACGGGCATTTTGCCGAACATCTGGGCCGTTGTATTTACGATGGGTTTTATGTGGGCGAAAACAACGCCAAAATTCCGAACAAAAATGGGGTTCGGCTGGACGTGGTCGCTGCGTTGAAAAAAATGAAAATTCCTAATCTGCGGTGGCCGGGCGGCTGTTTTGCCGATACGTATCACTGGAAAGATGGTATTGGTCCGAAAGCCAAACGCCCGAAAATCGTAAATACGTGGTGGGGTGGCGTAACGGAAGATAACAGCTTCGGTACACACGATTTTCTGAACATGTGCGAACTGCTGGGAACAGAGCCCTATCTGGCCGGGAACGTAGGTAGCGGTACGGTTCAGGAACTGTCGGATTGGGTTCAGTACGTGAATTTCGAGAAAGATAGCCCAATGTCGAGTCTTCGTCAGCAGAACGGACGGGCGCAGCCCTGGAACGTGCGCTATTGGGGGGTAGCTAACGAAGCCTGGGGATGCGGTGGGAACATGAAGCCCGATTACTATGCCGACGTTTATCGGCGCTACAGCACCTTCATGAACACACGTGTGGGGAATGGTCGTATTTTTCGGATTGCGTCGGGAGCCAGCGACAATGATTACAACTGGACCGAAACACTCATGAAAAACATTCCGGCCAACCTGATGGAAGGGCTGGCTATGCACCATTATTCGGTGCTGTCGTGGGGCGATGGTAAGAAAGGCTCGGCTACGGAGTTTACGGATCAGGAATATTTCAAAACCATGCAGCAGGCGTTGCTCATGGATGAATTGATCGAGAAACATTCGGCGATCATGGACAAATATGACCCGGAGAAGAAAATTGCCCTGATTGTCGATGAGTGGGGGGGCTGGTATAACGTTGAACCGGGCACCAATCCAGGTTTTCTGTATCAGCAAAACACCATGCGCGATGCCGTGCTGGCCGGTGCCACGCTCAATATTTTTCACAAGCATTGCGAACGTGTACGGATGGCTAATCTGGCGCAGGCCATCAATGTGTTGCAGGCCGTTATTCTGACCAAAGGCGATAAAATGCTGCTGACACCCACATACCACGTTCTGGAAATGTATAACGTACACCAGGATGCAACGATGTTGCCCGTATCGGTAAAATCCGACGATTTTACGCTGGGTAGTGAAAAGCTGCCCGCCGTATCGGTGTCGGCCTCCCGCGATAAAGCCGGGAAAGTGCATGTGTCGCTGGTCAATATCGATCCTGCGAAACCGCAGGAAATCTCGGTCGACCTGAAAGGACTGAAAGCGTCGGCCATAACGGGCCGTATCCTGACATCGGCCAATGTGCATGACCACAACACCTTTGAGAATCTGAACAAGGTGAAACCTGTTGCCTTCAACGGTGCCAAAGTCAATGGCAATACCCTAACTGTCAGCCTGCCGCCCGTGTCGGTGGTAGTGTTGGAATTATAATGATTGAATGATTGAATTGCTGAATGATTGAATCAAAATGTATGAGCATCATTCAACAATTCAATCATTCAACAATTCAATCATTTGAAAAATGTATACCTCCTTAAAAGAAGAATGTTACGAGGCTAATATGCAGCTTCCGAAGCTGGGACTGGTATTATTTACATTTGGGAATGTGAGCGCGGTCGACCGCGACAAAGGCGTGTTTGCCATCAAGCCCAGTGGCGTTCCCTACGAAAAATTGCAACCCAGCGATATTGTTATCTGCGACTACGACGCAAAGGTGGTAGAAGGCACCATGCGCCCTTCGTCTGATACGAAAACCCATGCATTGCTCTACAAAACCTGGGATTCGATTGGCGGTATTTCACATACGCATAGCACCTACGCCGTAGCCTGGGCGCAGGCCGGGCTGGACATTCCGATTTTTGGTACCACCCATGCCGACCATACCCATCGGGATATTCCGTGTGCTCCGGCCTTGACCGATGAGATGATTGAAGGTGACTACGAGCACGAAACAGGCAACCAGATTTTTAACTGTTTTGCCGATAAAAACCTGAACTACGCCGAAATGGAAATGGTGCTGTTGCAGAATCACGGCCCATTTACATGGGGCAAAACCGCCGAAAAAGCGGTCTATAACTCGGCTGTGCTGGAAGAACTCGCCAAAATGGCTTATCTGACCCTTCAGATCAACCCGAATACACCACGCATTAAAGACACTCTCCGACTGAAGCATTATGAGCGTAAGCATGGCAAAAACGCCTACTACGGTCAGGGCTGCTAATCGTTTATTTTCCTAAACCAAAACCTGCATGAAACTCGGACTCGAAACGGTAGACTACATTATTTTTCTGGTCTACTTCGTAATTGTTGCGTCGTATGGCTACTGGGTCTACAAACATAAAGGCAAACTTGCCGCCGATCGCAACGGCGACGCGGTTAAGGACTTCTTTCTGGCCGAAGGGTCGCTGACCTGGTGGGCCATAGGAGCTTCCATTATTGCGTCGAATATTTCGGCGGAACAGTTTATCGGTATGAGTGGTCAGGCCTTCCAGTTAGGGCTGGCTATTTCGGTTTATGAACTCGTGGGTGGGTTGTCGCTGGTGATCATCGCTATTTATTTTCTGCCGATGTACATCAAAAACAAGATTTACACCATGCCACAGTTTTTGCAGATGCGCTACGATAAGCGACTGGCAACCATTATGGCCGTGTTCTGGCTATTTTTATACATCCTCGTCAACCTGACGTCTATCATTTATCTGGGTGCGTTAAGTCTCGAAAAAATGACGGGACTGGCCTTTATGCCCTGCGCTATTTTTCTGACGGTTTTTGCCGTTTTCATCACGCTGGGCGGTATGAAAGTGATTGGCTATACCGATGTGATTCAGGTAGTTTGTCTGGTTGTAGGGGGGCTGGCGACAACCTATCTGGCCCTAAGCCTGCTATCCGACAAAGTTGGAACAGGAGCTGGTGTTTTTGAAGGCTTAAGCCTCATTAAGCAGAAGGCCGATAGCCACATGCACATGATTTTCCAGAAAGGCGAATATTTTGTACACGACGGTCGGGGTGGCAAAATTGATGCCTATAATCAGTTGCCGGGACTGATGATGTTTATTATTGGCGGGCAGTGGATCGTTAATTTTAACTACTTCGGTTGCAACCAGTACATGATTCAGCGGGCCCTGGGTG harbors:
- a CDS encoding alpha-L-arabinofuranosidase C-terminal domain-containing protein, encoding MKKLFLTPALLALSLIASAQNKATINADEGKYVISKHIYGHFAEHLGRCIYDGFYVGENNAKIPNKNGVRLDVVAALKKMKIPNLRWPGGCFADTYHWKDGIGPKAKRPKIVNTWWGGVTEDNSFGTHDFLNMCELLGTEPYLAGNVGSGTVQELSDWVQYVNFEKDSPMSSLRQQNGRAQPWNVRYWGVANEAWGCGGNMKPDYYADVYRRYSTFMNTRVGNGRIFRIASGASDNDYNWTETLMKNIPANLMEGLAMHHYSVLSWGDGKKGSATEFTDQEYFKTMQQALLMDELIEKHSAIMDKYDPEKKIALIVDEWGGWYNVEPGTNPGFLYQQNTMRDAVLAGATLNIFHKHCERVRMANLAQAINVLQAVILTKGDKMLLTPTYHVLEMYNVHQDATMLPVSVKSDDFTLGSEKLPAVSVSASRDKAGKVHVSLVNIDPAKPQEISVDLKGLKASAITGRILTSANVHDHNTFENLNKVKPVAFNGAKVNGNTLTVSLPPVSVVVLEL
- a CDS encoding sodium/sugar symporter gives rise to the protein MKLGLETVDYIIFLVYFVIVASYGYWVYKHKGKLAADRNGDAVKDFFLAEGSLTWWAIGASIIASNISAEQFIGMSGQAFQLGLAISVYELVGGLSLVIIAIYFLPMYIKNKIYTMPQFLQMRYDKRLATIMAVFWLFLYILVNLTSIIYLGALSLEKMTGLAFMPCAIFLTVFAVFITLGGMKVIGYTDVIQVVCLVVGGLATTYLALSLLSDKVGTGAGVFEGLSLIKQKADSHMHMIFQKGEYFVHDGRGGKIDAYNQLPGLMMFIIGGQWIVNFNYFGCNQYMIQRALGADLNTARNGVLFAAFLKLMMPFIVVLPGLAAYVLFQENADAAIVQGITDGSVVKPDNAYPVLLNILPVGLKGLSFAALTAAIVASLAGKANSISTIYMLDIHQKFINPTISEKQTVWLGRVAIIVSFVIALAISPFLKNFGQGFEYIQEYTGFISPGILCIFLLGMFWKKATTNGALAAALLSIPLSAFLKFNAPSVPFLNRMGMVFWACVLVQVTISLIESHNKENPKAFIVRSNWFEVSRPFVVGTAAVVGLVLLIFTVFY
- a CDS encoding L-ribulose-5-phosphate 4-epimerase, translating into MYTSLKEECYEANMQLPKLGLVLFTFGNVSAVDRDKGVFAIKPSGVPYEKLQPSDIVICDYDAKVVEGTMRPSSDTKTHALLYKTWDSIGGISHTHSTYAVAWAQAGLDIPIFGTTHADHTHRDIPCAPALTDEMIEGDYEHETGNQIFNCFADKNLNYAEMEMVLLQNHGPFTWGKTAEKAVYNSAVLEELAKMAYLTLQINPNTPRIKDTLRLKHYERKHGKNAYYGQGC